Genomic DNA from Prunus persica cultivar Lovell chromosome G1, Prunus_persica_NCBIv2, whole genome shotgun sequence:
TCCAATGCTGGAGCTAAAAACTACTTTAGCTTCCAAATTAAcctgaaaattaattgtatttACAGATTAGtctttgaaaattaatggttATTTGCAGATTAGCCTTATAACTCTACTGTAGAATATACTGGCATCAGCAGGTTACTGATACTGAGCTTGTTACAATTTTCAAAAGAAGTTGATAATCTTCCACATCACTTATTACTTCAGGTCACCTGCTTAGATTGGCAAGCCCTGGCAAATTCTCCAAGCACAGATATCACATAGGCTTTTGCTCGGCGAAGCTGTGATTGCTTTTTCGCCACTAAATCGCGCTTCTTCCTCTCCTCCCCAACTGAAAAATAGTCAATTTTGCAAGACATAGCAAATTCAATCACACATACAAATAAATTCACTGATGAAATTGGCTATGCTAAAAATGCAATTCTTCCACACTCAgtgatttttctttaaatttgaattagcAGGCAAATGAATGAgatatccaaaaataaaaagatcagTAAAAAACTATGGTAAATTAATTCGAACATACTGACCAAGAACATGTATGGCAACAATGGTATCATTTGGTTGAGCTAGAACTTTGATTGCCCATGAGAGCAACTCTTGGCTATCATTTGGGTCTGTGGAGATGCCTATGAGTATTTTAGCAGGGGCTGAAGGGACCATTGTGTTTGCAAATGAGTATGTGAAGCAGTTTGAGTTATTTGTGTacttgttgtgattgttgttgACCATGGAAGCACATCAACTCAAtttaagaatatatatatatatatatatatgcagatATGCACAGAAATAACAGAATGATGAAGTCAGTTGGAGACTTAGAGTAGTGTGAGGCCAGCTTAGCTCTCATTCCATTAGTCTTGTTTAAGAAGCATGGAAACCTCTTTTTTACAGTGGCAATTGGACgactgctctctctctctctctctctctctctctctctctctctctctctctctagctacTCTAGCTACACAATTAAGTGTTGTGGTTGGGTGCTTTGGGGTATAAGCAAAGTTGGTGGGCACGTATTTGATTTGTCTTGCTTTGTAAGCCAAAAGAAGAGACTCGTCCAAAATATagccaaaagagaaaaaagtgcATGTTGGATTTGGTAGGAAGGGTTCTATGTGCCACTTCAAAAAGAGCCCCTTCCCTTTGTCATGATTCATGAAACGTTGATAGGACACTACAGTTTCTTACTTCATCCTTGGATAACAGAGAGATAGAcagagaagaacaaaaaataggCTATACAAATTGATAAAATAGGAGACTCTAGTTATTACTTTTCTTTGAAgtacaaaaaaacaattacaagGCGGATCCTCGAGGAATCTCAAAATTCCTTTCATCAAATAACAGTCGCATAGCCATAGAATTTGGGaacatattaaatcaaatacaaAGATTTTGTTGATGATGACCCAAATTTGCCAAAACATCAATAACCAAATTTTCTTCACGAAACACGTGTTGAAGTTCAGAGTATGAGACTCTAGTTATGTGTTTTTTGTATTGGCATTGTGTTTATTGGTAAAATGATGATGTTATCGGATGCAGAGAtaaatactatttttaattccTTGAGTTACAAATCCCTTGCATGTCATTTTAAAGTTTAGTAAGCGTTTAGCTTTGTAATAGATAACTACTTGGAAATCAAGTAAACAAGTAGATAAGTCATGTTTAAGGgtgtaattattattattattgtcgTCTTTATTATTGCATTCCCCCTTTctcaaaagattaaaaaagaaaaagaaaacaccaaattttcttttgatggtGTGGGGTAGGGGTTGGTCAGCAAAGAGTATTCCAAGAGGAACCATCCTAAAACAATTTGAGGCATCATCGGCACATGAtgatatgtttcttttttattattggatGTTTCGGTTGTACCTTCAATTAATATTATTGACTAAACTATAATTCTTCTAACTgccaaaagattaaaaaaaaaaacataaggaTAAATTGTATATGTGGTCTTGTAGTTTGAACTCAATTTCATCTATGTATAGTTTCAATTTGCCTAGGGAGTTGTTATTAGCATCTAATCTATATGATTACTATTTTAAAGTGTCAATAACAACTCTTTTTAATTAACCTTTACATCATATTTCTGCTAataaatttgttgaaaatGGGATTTTTGGGCCCAATTTCAATGGTTATAGTTAACTAGAAGGATATATATCATATGGCAAGGGGCTTGTATCTTGCACTCGAGGTCTTGTGTTCGAATCCCTCTCTCTAATATCGCTTAATTGAGactaaaaaaaccaaagtaCAATTCAGTCCAAAATATAAGGaccaaaaattggacaattcagtcaATACATGCATATTCAAAGTCCATACATGCAACCAAAGTCAATACATCTTCAAATTTACATCTCAAACCAATTTCACTTGTTATGGAACACACTTACGGCTTATATTGACAATCCAgagctatatatatagagcaCAATAAAATGGCCTCTTTCCCTCACCCGTATTTAGCCATTCTCCTCTCTCCATAGACCTTGTAAGGATCCTGCATTTTCTGAACCTCTATGGCACTAAAAACACCATAACCATTATTGCTTTCATCAGCCCCTCCATCTCCCTCATCATCACTAGCTTGGTCAAGTGCCAGAAGCTCCTCCTTATATCTCACACTTTCAATTCTCAAAGGTGTCAATCTGGCCTTAGCCTCAAACCCTTTTAAAATATCAACCACTTCCTTCATCTTAGGCCTTTTCTCAGGCTCACTTTTCACACATAGGGCAGCAACATTGATGGCTTGCTTCAATTGGGCTTCATCAAAGTTTCCTCTGAGTTTTGGGTCAGCAAGTTCCTTGAGCTTCCCTTTGGTTATGAGTGGCTCAGCCCACTCAGTTATTGTCCTCTTCACTCCACCAGGGAGCTTCTCAATGGGCTTTCTTCCAGTCACAAGCTCTAAAAGAAGAATCCCAAAGCTGTACACATCACAGCTCTCAGAGACTTTTCCCCACATGGCATATTCAGGGGCTAGGTAACCTAATGTGCCCTTGACTCGAGTTGTCATGTGGCTTACACCTTCTGGGATTAGCTTGGCAAACCCAAAATCTGCAACTAGTGGCTCGAAATCTGAATCCAAAAGCACATTGCTTGCCTTTATGTCTCTATGAATGATGTGTGGGGTGACCTCATGGTGCAAGTACCTAAAACCCACAAGTACAATGAGCATCAACACTTTAATTGTCAAAGTAATTGAATGCCAGAAGTTTTGGTATATATAGAATTTGGCacaattttatttggtttgatttggtaacaaaagcaaaaaattgaCCTAATATTTGTACACATTATTTTGGTGAAGGATCTCTTTAATAGAGGTGAAAAGACCAACTTatgtaaatgtttttttttcttttgtttgttatatTGGAAGAGATCTAACCCTTGACGTATTCTATAATCCCACCCCATAATCCGCCCTCCTTCACAATTTGAATTATATGGAATGGTTCAATTATGCAAATG
This window encodes:
- the LOC18790544 gene encoding PTI1-like tyrosine-protein kinase At3g15890; protein product: MGSSLSACCSSEKVDEERATREIGGGHASWRIFSYKELQTATNGFSDDNLLGEGGFGSVYWGKTSDGLQIAVKKLKAMNSKAEMEFAVEVEVLGRVRHKNLLGLRGYYAGADQRLIVYDYMPNLSLLSHLHGQFASEVQLDWKRRMKVALGSAEGLLYLHHEVTPHIIHRDIKASNVLLDSDFEPLVADFGFAKLIPEGVSHMTTRVKGTLGYLAPEYAMWGKVSESCDVYSFGILLLELVTGRKPIEKLPGGVKRTITEWAEPLITKGKLKELADPKLRGNFDEAQLKQAINVAALCVKSEPEKRPKMKEVVDILKGFEAKARLTPLRIESVRYKEELLALDQASDDEGDGGADESNNGYGVFSAIEVQKMQDPYKVYGERRMAKYG